One Vespa velutina chromosome 9, iVesVel2.1, whole genome shotgun sequence DNA segment encodes these proteins:
- the LOC124951819 gene encoding ceramide glucosyltransferase: MNSMLYTLYGFAIFFMIFWSGMWIVHMLALIAGRWKLHRKIAQMPSYETPLPGVSIIKPLMGVDPNLFNNLETFFTIEYPKYELLFCVEDDSDPALMLVGKLIEKYPQIETRVFVGGRNVGVNPKINNMQPAYETAKYELVLISDSGIRMKEDTLLDMVNHMTDKVALVHQMPFTYDRDGFAAAYEKIFFGTVQSRMYLAADLLRINCHTGMSALLRKATLDEVGGLKTFGVYLAEDFFYAKSLTDRGWRITVCSQPALQNSGHCELHSFQARLRRWAKLRVAMLPTTIVFEPLSECLVLGACASWAASVLFDWDSLVFYLVHILLWFMFDWTLLCVVQNGPLPFNKLMFVCGWLLSEITRPYLFVQAVLDPLIQWRSRVYKLRWGGVAEEVKTKIDAISRRERKINQNL, from the exons ATGAACTCCATGCTGTATACCCTCTACGGGTTcgcgatattttttatgatattctgGTCGGGCATGTGGATAGTTCACATGTTGGCTTTAATAGCCGGCCGTTGGAAGCTTCATCGAAAGATCGCCCAAATGCCGAGCTACGAGACTCCTCTGCCTGGTGTTTCAATCATAAAACCATTAATGGGAGTAGATCCAAATCTATTCAATAATCTCGAGACATTCTTCACGATCGAATATCCTAAATATGAATTGCTCTTTTGCGTCGAGGATGATTCCGATCCAGCTTTGATGCTGGTAgggaaattaattgaaaaatatcccCAAATAGAGACCCGAGTATTCGTCGGCGGTAGGAACGTCGGGGTCAATCCAAAAATCAACAACATGCAGCCGGCTTACGAGACGGCTAAATACGAGTTGGTACTTATAAGTGACAGCGGTATAAGGATGAAGGAGGACACTCTATTGGATATGGTTAATCACATGACCGATAAGGTCGCATTGGTACATCAAATGCCCTTCACGTATGATCGCGACGGTTTCGCCGCAGCATACGAAAAGATATTCTTCGGTACTGTACAATCGAGAATGTACCTGGCAGCTGATCTTTTGAGAATAAACTGTCATACCGGTATGTCGGCGTTACTTCGTAAAGCGACCTTGGACGAGGTCGGCGGCCTCAAGACCTTCGGTGTCTATCTCGCTGAGGACTTCTTTTACGCTAAGTCATTGACCGACCGCGGCTGGCGAATAACCGTCTGCTCTCAGCCGGCCTTGCAAAACAGCGGCCACTGCGAGTTGCACTCCTTCCAGGCGAGGCTCAGGAGGTGGGCCAAGCTTCGTGTCGCCATGTTACCCACCACGATCGTCTTCGAACCTCTCAGCGAGTGCCTCGTATTAGGCGCCTGTGCCTCATGGGCGGCCAGTGTTCTATTCGACTGGGACTCTTTAGTTTTTTATCTTGTACACATACTATTGTGGTTCATGTTCGACTGGACGCTTTTGTGTGTCGTACAGAACGGGCCATTGCCCTTCAACAAACTCATGTTCGTCTGTGGATGGCTTCTCAGTGAGATCACGAGACCATATCTCTTCGTTCAAGCCGTCCTGGATCCTCTGATACAGTGGCGTTCGCGCGTTTACAAGCTCAGATGGGGCGGCGTCGCGGAGGAAGTCAAGacgaaa ATCGATGCGATTTcgaggagagaaaggaagatcaatcaaaatttgtaa
- the LOC124951820 gene encoding uncharacterized protein LOC124951820 isoform X1, with protein MVNQMDNTKTSRYGLISWKLNKKPLGFLWKRHYRENVIKVDENKWKGEDPNTINVAPCKSQNNNTNKIPHGFFGNIKRHFAICKAKQKASKAITVDHLYEAQQIMYTVDNDKSAKSSFYIDTPLVEHCLPSINIDNLQANITQSTIDENKVNCNTQFSSPLDCETDIYSKEETKDLDVLDGEYHTKNKMHIDPSVESPALRTTDEKQIVQYTSNTDGENDMVINDESKLKACLTEELLKLSKYGWYWGPISGNEADIKLMSEPDGAFLVRDSSDDRYLLTLSFKSSGKLLHARIEHSRGIFSLCNRGESKSFTSIAALIDYSMNFSETAVICYSRPKYPGCPSFPVRLTKPVSRFTQVKSLQYLCRFVIRQNTRLDNIHKLPLPKSMKGYIEEAHY; from the exons ATGGTCAATCAAATGGATAATACAAAAACTTCAAGATACGGATTAATATCTtggaaattaaataagaagcCTTTGGGTTTCTTATGGAAACGTCATTATCGTGAAAATGTCATAAAagtagatgaaaataaatggaagGGAGAAGATCCTAACACTATCAACGTTGCACCATGCAAatcacaaaataataataccaacAAAATACCACACGgtttttttggaaatattaAGAGACATTTTGCAATCTGCAAGGCTAAGCaaaaa GCAAGCAAAGCTATCACAGTTGATCATCTTTATGAGGCCCAACAAATAATGTATACAGTTGATAACGACAAGTCAGCaaaatcttctttttacaTTGACACGCCGCTAGTCGAACACTGTCTTCCttctataaatattgataatttacaGGCCAATATTACACAAAGTACTATAGATGAAAACAAAGTTAATTGCAATACTCAATTTTCTTCGCCTTTAGATTGTGAGACAgatatttattcaaaagaagaaacaaaagatttaGATGTACTTGATGGAGAATAtcatacgaaaaataaaatgcatatTGATCCATCAGTAGAATCCCCAGCATTGCGTACTACAGATGAAAAACAAATAGTACAATATACGAGTAATACGGATGGAGAAAATGATATGGTAATAAACGATGAAAGTAAGTTGAAGGCATGTCTTACAGAGGAATTATTGAAATTGAGCAAATATGGTTGGTATTGGGGTCCCATATCTGGAAACGAGGCTGATATTAAACTCATGTCAGAACCAGATGGTGCATTTTTAGTTAGAGATTCATCCGACGACAG gtatttattaacattaagtTTTAAATCATCGGGGAAATTACTTCATGCACGAATAGAACACAGTAGaggtattttttcattatgcaACCGTGGAGAAAGTAAATCTTTTACTTCAATAGCTGCTTTAATCGATTATTCTATGAACTTCAGTGAAACGGCAGTTATTTGTTATTCAAGACCTAAATATCCTGGTTGTCCATCGTTTCCTGTAAGGCTAACAAAGCCAGTTAGTAGGTTCACTCAAGTAAAAAGTTTACAATATCTTTGTCGTTTCGTTATACGACAAAATACAAGATTGGACAATATTCACAAATTGCCCTTGCCAAAAAGCATGAAAGGATATATAGAGGAGGCGCATTACTAA
- the LOC124951820 gene encoding uncharacterized protein LOC124951820 isoform X2, with translation MVNQMDNTKTSRYGLISWKLNKKPLGFLWKRHYRENVIKVDENKWKGEDPNTINVAPCKSQNNNTNKIPHGFFGNIKRHFAICKAKQKASKAITVDHLYEAQQIMYTVDNDKSAKSSFYIDTPLVEHCLPSINIDNLQANITQSTIDENKVNCNTQFSSPLDCETDIYSKEETKDLDVLDGEYHTKNKMHIDPSVESPALRTTDEKQIVQYTSNTDGENDMVINDESKLKACLTEELLKLSKYGWYWGPISGNEADIKLMSEPDGAFLVRDSSDDSETAVICYSRPKYPGCPSFPVRLTKPVSRFTQVKSLQYLCRFVIRQNTRLDNIHKLPLPKSMKGYIEEAHY, from the exons ATGGTCAATCAAATGGATAATACAAAAACTTCAAGATACGGATTAATATCTtggaaattaaataagaagcCTTTGGGTTTCTTATGGAAACGTCATTATCGTGAAAATGTCATAAAagtagatgaaaataaatggaagGGAGAAGATCCTAACACTATCAACGTTGCACCATGCAAatcacaaaataataataccaacAAAATACCACACGgtttttttggaaatattaAGAGACATTTTGCAATCTGCAAGGCTAAGCaaaaa GCAAGCAAAGCTATCACAGTTGATCATCTTTATGAGGCCCAACAAATAATGTATACAGTTGATAACGACAAGTCAGCaaaatcttctttttacaTTGACACGCCGCTAGTCGAACACTGTCTTCCttctataaatattgataatttacaGGCCAATATTACACAAAGTACTATAGATGAAAACAAAGTTAATTGCAATACTCAATTTTCTTCGCCTTTAGATTGTGAGACAgatatttattcaaaagaagaaacaaaagatttaGATGTACTTGATGGAGAATAtcatacgaaaaataaaatgcatatTGATCCATCAGTAGAATCCCCAGCATTGCGTACTACAGATGAAAAACAAATAGTACAATATACGAGTAATACGGATGGAGAAAATGATATGGTAATAAACGATGAAAGTAAGTTGAAGGCATGTCTTACAGAGGAATTATTGAAATTGAGCAAATATGGTTGGTATTGGGGTCCCATATCTGGAAACGAGGCTGATATTAAACTCATGTCAGAACCAGATGGTGCATTTTTAGTTAGAGATTCATCCGACGACAG TGAAACGGCAGTTATTTGTTATTCAAGACCTAAATATCCTGGTTGTCCATCGTTTCCTGTAAGGCTAACAAAGCCAGTTAGTAGGTTCACTCAAGTAAAAAGTTTACAATATCTTTGTCGTTTCGTTATACGACAAAATACAAGATTGGACAATATTCACAAATTGCCCTTGCCAAAAAGCATGAAAGGATATATAGAGGAGGCGCATTACTAA
- the LOC124951821 gene encoding cytochrome c oxidase assembly protein COX16 homolog, mitochondrial has product MSLFRSKTFRYGLPFIILVVGGSFGLKEFTQIRYTYRQRRAYYHEAKRIGIEVKKPGEVTLESEFEKIKELDINNWKNVRISRPWEE; this is encoded by the exons ATGTCATTATTTCGAAGTAAAACATTTCGCTATGGTCTTCCATTCATAATTTTAGTCGTCGGTGGATCGTTTGGACTCAAAGAGTTTACACAAATAAG atatacatacagacaGCGACGGGCTTATTACCATGAAGCAAAACGAATAGGTATTGAAGTAAAAAAACCAGGAGAAGTTACTTTAGAATctgaatttgaaaaaattaaagag cTGGATATCAATAATTGGAAAAATGTAAGAATATCAAGACCTTGGGAGGAAtag
- the LOC124951817 gene encoding exonuclease 1 isoform X2, giving the protein MGITGLLPFLEKSSRKANINEFAGESVAIDTYCWLHKGIFSCAEKLSLGEPTDAYIIYCMKFIKMLLKYNIKPILVFDGRHLPAKADTEAKRHEKREIKRRQAAELIRSGQTAEGRNLLRQSIDVTHEIALELIKTCQSLNIDCIVAPYEADAQLAYLNISGIADIVITEDSDLTLFGCKRVFFKMDVNGNGILVEQDKLHLAMDVKSTDFDMDKFRYMCILSGCDYLPSLRGIGLAKAKKFIQSMNSNSDIYKALTNLGICLNMKSLTVSKEYRDNFMKAFVTFKHQLVFCPLQRKQVRLNSPSADVSEDQLHYAGEEIDPDKALQLAYGNCDPFTFKKLHDFDPDKKQNLNKVNPKMLITITKHISIWSCNYKPKQSPRNIYKKETTNYEHHLSVKEFCTSEKKSANLKKKEYPDVNIPDYQELNEKDILDTYKSEESIESENAIHLEKENVSDVNEQKSPILTRKTNPFVKEVSSNEISPSLLFKRRSRIRPGRTINFRKTIIDENVITESKFFTNKDIDKNNARNNDNDVNFESDELCISHTSKKMKIEVDDRKCDLKYLTEFNNLDNTYSINTKQSEQNILVNENKNAIANRNMTNEETFTTQDMCSPNHTYESKILFTSTNEVEYINFNANDNMNNDNRNMPQSNSPTSESDYSVSQNSVEDNTNSSFKFSSIKLNPSNDIHSSKTIKKQLTSFQMRTNRKSTTKRDHRSKQLSSEHGQLSLLNMFGFEKKQS; this is encoded by the exons ATGGGTATTACAGGATTACTACCATTTTTGGAGAAATCCTCAAGAAAagcaaatataaatgaatttgcaGGTGAATCTGTTGCCATTGATACTTATTGTTGGTTACACAAAGGAATATTTTCTTGTGCTGAAAAACTATCATTAGGAGAACCAACAGATGC atatataatatattgtatgaaatttataaaaatgcttttaaaatataatataaaacctATTCTTGTATTTGACGGACGACATTTACCAGCTAAGGCAGATACTGAAGCCAAAAGACACGA aaagagagaaataaaacgtCGTCAAGCAGCAGAATTAATACGTAGTGGACAAACTGCAGAAGGCAGGAATTTATTAAGACAATCGATAGATGTAACACATGAAATAGCTCTGGAACTAATCAAAACATGTCAAAGTTTAAATATAGATTGCATCGTAGCTCCATATGAAGCTGATGCCCAATTAGCATATCTTAATATTAGTGGTATAGcagatattgttattactgaaGATAGTGATTTAACATTATTTGGATGTAAAAGA GTGTTCTTTAAAATGGATGTGAATGGTAATGGTATACTTGTTGAACAAGACAAATTGCATCTTGCTATGGACGTGAAGTCTACGGACTTTGATATGGATAAATTTAGATATATGTGCATTTTATCAGGATGTGATTATTTACCTTCACTTCGTGGTATAGGATTAGCTAAAGCAAAAAAGTTTATTCAAAGTATGAATTCAAACAGTGATATATATAAG gcTCTTACTAATTTAGGAATTTGTCTTAATATGAAATCTTTGACAGTATCAAAGGAATATAGAGACAACTTTATGAAAGCATTTGTAACATTCAAACATCAATTAGTATTTTGCCCTTTACAAAGAAAACAAGTACGTTTAAATTCTCCTTCAGCTGACGTTTCTGAAGATCAGTTACATTATGCTGGAGAAGAGATAGACCCTGATAAAGCATTACAACTTGCTTATGGTAATTGTGATCCATTCACATTTAAAAAGCTTCATGACTTTGATCCTGATAAAAAACAG AATTTGAATAAGGTGAATccaaaaatgttaattacaattacaaaACACATAAGCATTTGGTCGTGCAATTATAAACCAAAACAAAGTCcaagaaacatatataaaaaagaaacaacaaattaTGAGCATCACTTGTCTGTAAAAGAATTTTGTACTTCGGAAAAAAAATCTGCTAatctaaagaagaaagaatatcctg atgtAAATATTCCAGATTATCaagaattaaacgaaaaagatattttagaCACATATAAATCTGAAGAAAGTATTGAATCTGAAAATGCAATacatttagaaaaagagaatgtgtCTGATGTTAATGAACAAAAATCTCCAATATTAACTAGAAAAACGAATCCATTTGTTAAAGAAGTATCTAGTAATGAAATATCTCccagtttattatttaaacgaagaaGTAGAATAAGACCTGGGCGCACAATAAACTttagaaaaacaattattgaTGAGAACGTAATTAcagaaagtaaattttttacaaataaagacatagataaaaataatgcaagaaataatgataatgatgttaATTTTGAATCTGATGAATTATGTATAAGTCATACTTCCAAAAAGATGAAGATAGAAGTAGATGATAGAAAATgcgatttaaaatatttaacagaaTTTAATAATCTAGATAATACATATTCCATAAATACAAAACAATCAGAACAGAATATAttagtaaatgaaaataagaatgcGATTGCTAACAGAAACATGACTAATGAAGAAACATTTACAACGCAAGATATGTGTTCTCCAAATCATACATACGagtcaaaaattttatttacttcaaCGAACGAAgtggaatatataaattttaatgcaaatgataatatgaataacgataatcgtaATATGCCACAATCAAACAGTCCTACTTCAGAATCTGATTATTCAGTTAGCCAAAATAGTGTAGAAGATAATACAAAtagttcatttaaattttcaagtattaaattaaatccatCAAATGACATTCACTCtagtaaaacgataaagaagCAACTAACAAGCTTCCAAAtg agAACCAACAGAAAAAGCACAACCAAACGAGACCATCGAAGTAAACAATTATCTTCTGAGCATGGACAACtaagtttattaaatatgtttggatttgaaaaaa agCAAAGTTGA
- the LOC124951817 gene encoding exonuclease 1 isoform X1 has translation MGITGLLPFLEKSSRKANINEFAGESVAIDTYCWLHKGIFSCAEKLSLGEPTDAYIIYCMKFIKMLLKYNIKPILVFDGRHLPAKADTEAKRHEKREIKRRQAAELIRSGQTAEGRNLLRQSIDVTHEIALELIKTCQSLNIDCIVAPYEADAQLAYLNISGIADIVITEDSDLTLFGCKRVFFKMDVNGNGILVEQDKLHLAMDVKSTDFDMDKFRYMCILSGCDYLPSLRGIGLAKAKKFIQSMNSNSDIYKALTNLGICLNMKSLTVSKEYRDNFMKAFVTFKHQLVFCPLQRKQVRLNSPSADVSEDQLHYAGEEIDPDKALQLAYGNCDPFTFKKLHDFDPDKKQNLNKVNPKMLITITKHISIWSCNYKPKQSPRNIYKKETTNYEHHLSVKEFCTSEKKSANLKKKEYPDVNIPDYQELNEKDILDTYKSEESIESENAIHLEKENVSDVNEQKSPILTRKTNPFVKEVSSNEISPSLLFKRRSRIRPGRTINFRKTIIDENVITESKFFTNKDIDKNNARNNDNDVNFESDELCISHTSKKMKIEVDDRKCDLKYLTEFNNLDNTYSINTKQSEQNILVNENKNAIANRNMTNEETFTTQDMCSPNHTYESKILFTSTNEVEYINFNANDNMNNDNRNMPQSNSPTSESDYSVSQNSVEDNTNSSFKFSSIKLNPSNDIHSSKTIKKQLTSFQMRTNRKSTTKRDHRSKQLSSEHGQLSLLNMFGFEKSKFLHYNYLHVIYL, from the exons ATGGGTATTACAGGATTACTACCATTTTTGGAGAAATCCTCAAGAAAagcaaatataaatgaatttgcaGGTGAATCTGTTGCCATTGATACTTATTGTTGGTTACACAAAGGAATATTTTCTTGTGCTGAAAAACTATCATTAGGAGAACCAACAGATGC atatataatatattgtatgaaatttataaaaatgcttttaaaatataatataaaacctATTCTTGTATTTGACGGACGACATTTACCAGCTAAGGCAGATACTGAAGCCAAAAGACACGA aaagagagaaataaaacgtCGTCAAGCAGCAGAATTAATACGTAGTGGACAAACTGCAGAAGGCAGGAATTTATTAAGACAATCGATAGATGTAACACATGAAATAGCTCTGGAACTAATCAAAACATGTCAAAGTTTAAATATAGATTGCATCGTAGCTCCATATGAAGCTGATGCCCAATTAGCATATCTTAATATTAGTGGTATAGcagatattgttattactgaaGATAGTGATTTAACATTATTTGGATGTAAAAGA GTGTTCTTTAAAATGGATGTGAATGGTAATGGTATACTTGTTGAACAAGACAAATTGCATCTTGCTATGGACGTGAAGTCTACGGACTTTGATATGGATAAATTTAGATATATGTGCATTTTATCAGGATGTGATTATTTACCTTCACTTCGTGGTATAGGATTAGCTAAAGCAAAAAAGTTTATTCAAAGTATGAATTCAAACAGTGATATATATAAG gcTCTTACTAATTTAGGAATTTGTCTTAATATGAAATCTTTGACAGTATCAAAGGAATATAGAGACAACTTTATGAAAGCATTTGTAACATTCAAACATCAATTAGTATTTTGCCCTTTACAAAGAAAACAAGTACGTTTAAATTCTCCTTCAGCTGACGTTTCTGAAGATCAGTTACATTATGCTGGAGAAGAGATAGACCCTGATAAAGCATTACAACTTGCTTATGGTAATTGTGATCCATTCACATTTAAAAAGCTTCATGACTTTGATCCTGATAAAAAACAG AATTTGAATAAGGTGAATccaaaaatgttaattacaattacaaaACACATAAGCATTTGGTCGTGCAATTATAAACCAAAACAAAGTCcaagaaacatatataaaaaagaaacaacaaattaTGAGCATCACTTGTCTGTAAAAGAATTTTGTACTTCGGAAAAAAAATCTGCTAatctaaagaagaaagaatatcctg atgtAAATATTCCAGATTATCaagaattaaacgaaaaagatattttagaCACATATAAATCTGAAGAAAGTATTGAATCTGAAAATGCAATacatttagaaaaagagaatgtgtCTGATGTTAATGAACAAAAATCTCCAATATTAACTAGAAAAACGAATCCATTTGTTAAAGAAGTATCTAGTAATGAAATATCTCccagtttattatttaaacgaagaaGTAGAATAAGACCTGGGCGCACAATAAACTttagaaaaacaattattgaTGAGAACGTAATTAcagaaagtaaattttttacaaataaagacatagataaaaataatgcaagaaataatgataatgatgttaATTTTGAATCTGATGAATTATGTATAAGTCATACTTCCAAAAAGATGAAGATAGAAGTAGATGATAGAAAATgcgatttaaaatatttaacagaaTTTAATAATCTAGATAATACATATTCCATAAATACAAAACAATCAGAACAGAATATAttagtaaatgaaaataagaatgcGATTGCTAACAGAAACATGACTAATGAAGAAACATTTACAACGCAAGATATGTGTTCTCCAAATCATACATACGagtcaaaaattttatttacttcaaCGAACGAAgtggaatatataaattttaatgcaaatgataatatgaataacgataatcgtaATATGCCACAATCAAACAGTCCTACTTCAGAATCTGATTATTCAGTTAGCCAAAATAGTGTAGAAGATAATACAAAtagttcatttaaattttcaagtattaaattaaatccatCAAATGACATTCACTCtagtaaaacgataaagaagCAACTAACAAGCTTCCAAAtg agAACCAACAGAAAAAGCACAACCAAACGAGACCATCGAAGTAAACAATTATCTTCTGAGCATGGACAACtaagtttattaaatatgtttggatttgaaaaaagtaagtttcttcattataattatttacatgttatatatttataa
- the LOC124951817 gene encoding exonuclease 1 isoform X3 — MKFIKMLLKYNIKPILVFDGRHLPAKADTEAKRHEKREIKRRQAAELIRSGQTAEGRNLLRQSIDVTHEIALELIKTCQSLNIDCIVAPYEADAQLAYLNISGIADIVITEDSDLTLFGCKRVFFKMDVNGNGILVEQDKLHLAMDVKSTDFDMDKFRYMCILSGCDYLPSLRGIGLAKAKKFIQSMNSNSDIYKALTNLGICLNMKSLTVSKEYRDNFMKAFVTFKHQLVFCPLQRKQVRLNSPSADVSEDQLHYAGEEIDPDKALQLAYGNCDPFTFKKLHDFDPDKKQNLNKVNPKMLITITKHISIWSCNYKPKQSPRNIYKKETTNYEHHLSVKEFCTSEKKSANLKKKEYPDVNIPDYQELNEKDILDTYKSEESIESENAIHLEKENVSDVNEQKSPILTRKTNPFVKEVSSNEISPSLLFKRRSRIRPGRTINFRKTIIDENVITESKFFTNKDIDKNNARNNDNDVNFESDELCISHTSKKMKIEVDDRKCDLKYLTEFNNLDNTYSINTKQSEQNILVNENKNAIANRNMTNEETFTTQDMCSPNHTYESKILFTSTNEVEYINFNANDNMNNDNRNMPQSNSPTSESDYSVSQNSVEDNTNSSFKFSSIKLNPSNDIHSSKTIKKQLTSFQMRTNRKSTTKRDHRSKQLSSEHGQLSLLNMFGFEKSKFLHYNYLHVIYL, encoded by the exons atgaaatttataaaaatgcttttaaaatataatataaaacctATTCTTGTATTTGACGGACGACATTTACCAGCTAAGGCAGATACTGAAGCCAAAAGACACGA aaagagagaaataaaacgtCGTCAAGCAGCAGAATTAATACGTAGTGGACAAACTGCAGAAGGCAGGAATTTATTAAGACAATCGATAGATGTAACACATGAAATAGCTCTGGAACTAATCAAAACATGTCAAAGTTTAAATATAGATTGCATCGTAGCTCCATATGAAGCTGATGCCCAATTAGCATATCTTAATATTAGTGGTATAGcagatattgttattactgaaGATAGTGATTTAACATTATTTGGATGTAAAAGA GTGTTCTTTAAAATGGATGTGAATGGTAATGGTATACTTGTTGAACAAGACAAATTGCATCTTGCTATGGACGTGAAGTCTACGGACTTTGATATGGATAAATTTAGATATATGTGCATTTTATCAGGATGTGATTATTTACCTTCACTTCGTGGTATAGGATTAGCTAAAGCAAAAAAGTTTATTCAAAGTATGAATTCAAACAGTGATATATATAAG gcTCTTACTAATTTAGGAATTTGTCTTAATATGAAATCTTTGACAGTATCAAAGGAATATAGAGACAACTTTATGAAAGCATTTGTAACATTCAAACATCAATTAGTATTTTGCCCTTTACAAAGAAAACAAGTACGTTTAAATTCTCCTTCAGCTGACGTTTCTGAAGATCAGTTACATTATGCTGGAGAAGAGATAGACCCTGATAAAGCATTACAACTTGCTTATGGTAATTGTGATCCATTCACATTTAAAAAGCTTCATGACTTTGATCCTGATAAAAAACAG AATTTGAATAAGGTGAATccaaaaatgttaattacaattacaaaACACATAAGCATTTGGTCGTGCAATTATAAACCAAAACAAAGTCcaagaaacatatataaaaaagaaacaacaaattaTGAGCATCACTTGTCTGTAAAAGAATTTTGTACTTCGGAAAAAAAATCTGCTAatctaaagaagaaagaatatcctg atgtAAATATTCCAGATTATCaagaattaaacgaaaaagatattttagaCACATATAAATCTGAAGAAAGTATTGAATCTGAAAATGCAATacatttagaaaaagagaatgtgtCTGATGTTAATGAACAAAAATCTCCAATATTAACTAGAAAAACGAATCCATTTGTTAAAGAAGTATCTAGTAATGAAATATCTCccagtttattatttaaacgaagaaGTAGAATAAGACCTGGGCGCACAATAAACTttagaaaaacaattattgaTGAGAACGTAATTAcagaaagtaaattttttacaaataaagacatagataaaaataatgcaagaaataatgataatgatgttaATTTTGAATCTGATGAATTATGTATAAGTCATACTTCCAAAAAGATGAAGATAGAAGTAGATGATAGAAAATgcgatttaaaatatttaacagaaTTTAATAATCTAGATAATACATATTCCATAAATACAAAACAATCAGAACAGAATATAttagtaaatgaaaataagaatgcGATTGCTAACAGAAACATGACTAATGAAGAAACATTTACAACGCAAGATATGTGTTCTCCAAATCATACATACGagtcaaaaattttatttacttcaaCGAACGAAgtggaatatataaattttaatgcaaatgataatatgaataacgataatcgtaATATGCCACAATCAAACAGTCCTACTTCAGAATCTGATTATTCAGTTAGCCAAAATAGTGTAGAAGATAATACAAAtagttcatttaaattttcaagtattaaattaaatccatCAAATGACATTCACTCtagtaaaacgataaagaagCAACTAACAAGCTTCCAAAtg agAACCAACAGAAAAAGCACAACCAAACGAGACCATCGAAGTAAACAATTATCTTCTGAGCATGGACAACtaagtttattaaatatgtttggatttgaaaaaagtaagtttcttcattataattatttacatgttatatatttataa